Genomic window (Thermoplasmata archaeon):
CGCGGTCCGCGCCTGTGGGGCGGGAATCGGGCGCCGTGGAAGGCTTATCCCGCTCTCGCGATACCCCGGCGATGGGCCGGTTCGAGGGTCGCGTCGTCCTGGTCACCGGGGGCTCCTCGGGTATCGGGTACGCGACGGCGCGGGCGTTCCTCGACGAGGGAGCCAAGGTCGCAATCTCGGGGCGGAACGCGACGCGGCTGGAGCGCGCGGAGAAGGAGCTCGCCAAGTTCGGTACCGTCCTGGCGATCCGCGGCGACGTGGGGAGGGCCGCGGACGCGAAGCGGATGGTCTCGGAGACCGCGAAGAAACTCGGCCCCCTGGACGTGCTCGTAAACAACGCGGGCATCTACCTCAGCAAGCCCGTCGAGGCGATCTCGGAGCGCGAATACGACGAGCTCATGGACGTGAACATGAAGGGAACCTTCCTGTGCACGAAGTTCGCGCTCCCCGGGATGGTCAGGCGGAAGCGCGGGGCGATCGTGAACGTGGCATCCGACAGCGGCCTCGTGGGCGCCGCAGGCTCCTCTGTGTACTGCGCGTCCAAGGGCGCCATGGTCCTCTTCACGAAGGCCGTCGCCCTGGACCACGCCAAGGACGGCGTCCGCGTGAACGTCGTGTGCCCGGGGGAGGTCCGCACGCCCATGATGGAGAAGGATGCCGCGGAGTCGGGCCGCGGCTTCGAGGAGTACTACCGGCGTCTGGTCGCCCCGATCCCCATGAAGCGCGCGGCCACCTCGGAGGAGATCGCCGGTTCCATCCTCTTCCTCGCGAGCGATGCGGCGTCCTTCATGACGGGGACCGCCCTGTCCGTGGACGGCGGGTCGACCGCCCTTTAGCGTTGGGCCTCGGGGGACCGCTCGTCTCCCGAGCGGTGTCGGAGGAACAAGCCCCAAAGGACGAGGAGTCCTCCGACCACGAGCAACGGGAGCCCGAGGAACGGGTAGCCGAAGAGGATCGTGGAGAAGCCCGCCAGAAAGACTCCCAGGAGGACGAGCCGCTCGCGCGGGCTGGCCCGCAGGATGTCCGCCTCAATCTCCTTCCGGTACCGGAGGAGGAGTGCGATGAGGATGATCGCGGCGACCGCGACGATGAAGAAATCAAACGTCAGCACGGAGTAGTAGTCGCCGCCCGTGAGGAGGAGGCCCACCTCGTCCCCCACGAACCCGGCGCCGAGCCCGAAGACGAGCGCGTAGATGCGGTTGTACCGCAGGTCGTTCACCGCGATGCCCAGCCATCCGGAGACGCCCATCATCGCGAGGCCGTACCAGAAGTGGTGGAAATGGATGTCCCCGAAGAAGATCATCGTCTCGGGGAAGGTCAGGTGAAAGATCCTCGCCCCGAAGAAGCCCGCCGTGAAGGCCAGGGTGGCCAGGAACGAGAGCCCGTGCCGATGCTCCGGGATCGCGGGGGACGCCATGGCCGGTCCCGTCAAGGGTTGGGACGGGATAAGGGTGGCGCGGCCGCACGCCGCCCGTTGCCGCGGTCGGCGGGCTCGCCTAGAGGACCGTGGCCACCCACGACATCACGCCGCCGCCGACCACCAGCAGCGCGTCGACGCCGTGACCGAGCACGTACAGGATCGCTCCCACCGCGATGGCGAGGAACCCCGCGAAGGAGAGACGGGCGCGAGGGAAGACGAGCGCCCGGCCGCCGCGGTACATCCACCAGGCGCCCAGGAGCGCGCCGAGGCCCAGGAGAATCCCCACGAGGCCGAACGCGATCCCCAGGGCGAGGGAGGCGATGAGGACCAGGATGCCGCCCAGGAACGTCAGGAGCGCGGCGACGGAGCTCACGATGCGACGCACGAGCCGTGCGCGGAGGAAGCCGCCTGCGAACATGGTGCATCCCGACGCGGAGCCCCTTATCCCGTTTGCGGGTTTGCGGCGTCGGTCTCCGTACACCCGTGGACGCTTCGTGGGCGGCAGTGTCCATTCGGGCCATTCCCGTTCGACACCGGGTTCGGTTCACCGCTTGCCCGTCCGCCGCCCCTGGGCGCGGCGGGGCGGGGGCTCGGGCATCCCCGGGAGGCGTGCGAGGTACCGTTTCGGGATCACGACCTTGCACGTGCGGTCAGGGTCCACGTCCTGGCTGATCCGAAGGTCCGCGACCAGCGACGCGAGCATGTAGGCGTCTTCCCAGGTCATGCCGCGACCGCGCGCCAGGAAGCCCACGGCGTCCGAGGTCGCGAGCCTCGCGGCCTCGTCGAGATCCGGGGCGCTCGCCAGAACGCACCATGCGTCCCGCGTCTCAACGACGGGGCGTCTCAGGCCGAGACCGGGCAGGAGCTCCACGCGCAGCCGGGCGAGTCCATCGATCTCGATTCCCGTGACGCACACCTCGCCGTCCGCCATGAGGGCGTGGATGTCGCCGAGGGCGAGCATCGCGCCGGGCTGGAACACAGGCAGGTAGACCGCGTTCCCCGCGCGGATTTCGCGGGTGTCCAGGTTGCCGCCGTGATCCCCGGGGTAGAACGTGGAGAGCCGCTCCCCCGAGGTGGCCACGCCGATGGTGCCGATGTGGGGCGCGATCGGGAGGCGGAGGTCGTCCGAGAAGCGCGCGACGCCGTTCCGCACGGGGAGCATGCGGGTCCGGGCCTCCGTCACGCGGTCCCCGAGCACGCCGAGCTTGGGTTCAATGCCCACGTAGCCCACCGGGCCGACCCTCAGCCCGAGGATGGAGACCCGGAGCACGTCCCCCGGCTGGGCCCCGGAGACCTCGATGGGGCCTGTCGCGCCGTTCACGTGGTCCAGGTCGACTTTGGACAGGAGGTCCGCCTCGGTCCGGATCTGGCCCCCGAACGAATCCTCGCATTCGACGGCGAAGGTCTCGCCCGGCCGCACGGAGACCCGGGCCTCGAGATCGGGCGTGAACGCGTAGATCTGGCCTTCCCGGTAGGAGATGCGTCGCATCGCGACCCCGCCCCGGGACGGCGGACCGCCTACATAACGCCGAGGCGGTCCCGTTATCTCGCCTACCGGCGATGTCCCCGCGTGCAACTCACCGTGGACCCGGGGCTGCGGGATCGTTTCCCGGGGCTGGACGCCCATCTCGTCCAGGTGGGTGGCTTGCACGTCCGGGAACGGGACGCGCGTCTCGACGCGTTCGTGCCCGTCCTCGTGCGGGAGTTCCGCGAGCAGCTCCGGCTCGAGACGCTCAAGGACGAACCCACGCTGCGGGCCTACCGCGATTTCTACTGGCGCGTGGGGATCGACCCTACGAAGACGCGACCCGCGTCCGAGGCGCTCCTTCGACGCGTCCTCCAGGGAAAGGAGCTGCCGCGGATCAATACCCTCGTGGACGCCTACAACCTCGCGTCCATGGAGACGCGCATCGCGATTGCGGCCTTCGACGGGGCCCACGCCCACGGCGACATCCGGATGCGCCTGGCCCGCGCCGGCGAGGAATTCCTGGGCATCGGGATGGAGACGCCAGCGGTCCTGAAGGGCGTCGAGGTGATGTGCGAGGATGCAGAAGGTCTCGTGGCCATCTACCCCCACCGCGACTC
Coding sequences:
- a CDS encoding SDR family NAD(P)-dependent oxidoreductase, with product MGRFEGRVVLVTGGSSGIGYATARAFLDEGAKVAISGRNATRLERAEKELAKFGTVLAIRGDVGRAADAKRMVSETAKKLGPLDVLVNNAGIYLSKPVEAISEREYDELMDVNMKGTFLCTKFALPGMVRRKRGAIVNVASDSGLVGAAGSSVYCASKGAMVLFTKAVALDHAKDGVRVNVVCPGEVRTPMMEKDAAESGRGFEEYYRRLVAPIPMKRAATSEEIAGSILFLASDAASFMTGTALSVDGGSTAL
- a CDS encoding acetamidase/formamidase family protein yields the protein MRRISYREGQIYAFTPDLEARVSVRPGETFAVECEDSFGGQIRTEADLLSKVDLDHVNGATGPIEVSGAQPGDVLRVSILGLRVGPVGYVGIEPKLGVLGDRVTEARTRMLPVRNGVARFSDDLRLPIAPHIGTIGVATSGERLSTFYPGDHGGNLDTREIRAGNAVYLPVFQPGAMLALGDIHALMADGEVCVTGIEIDGLARLRVELLPGLGLRRPVVETRDAWCVLASAPDLDEAARLATSDAVGFLARGRGMTWEDAYMLASLVADLRISQDVDPDRTCKVVIPKRYLARLPGMPEPPPRRAQGRRTGKR
- a CDS encoding phenylalanine--tRNA ligase beta subunit-related protein, whose protein sequence is MQLTVDPGLRDRFPGLDAHLVQVGGLHVRERDARLDAFVPVLVREFREQLRLETLKDEPTLRAYRDFYWRVGIDPTKTRPASEALLRRVLQGKELPRINTLVDAYNLASMETRIAIAAFDGAHAHGDIRMRLARAGEEFLGIGMETPAVLKGVEVMCEDAEGLVAIYPHRDSHRTRVTTATTETVFMTCGVPGIERPVLIKAAQTTRELVECFCR